A region of the Vanrija pseudolonga chromosome 2, complete sequence genome:
tcgcgtcgcgagAGCTGTggctgacgacgaccttCTTCCTCCCCCTTGCCCTCCGTCACCCGTCCGCCCGCAGCCTCGgacacgtcgtcgcctcgtccgACAGGATACGCGAAGTGCACAACTCGTTCTCCAAGACGTCGCCGTTCTCGCTCGACCCGTCGCTTGTccccgagcgcgagaaggaggacgcgTACCACTTTGTCGCCTACCTGCCCGTCAACGGCGTGCtgtacgagctcgacgggctgcgcgccgcgccgatcatgcacgccgccgtcgagggcgactGGCTCGACCAGGCGCGCGAGACGATCGAGGCGCGTATCGCAACGTACCCACCCGGCTCGGTCATGTTCAACCTACTCGCGATCCGCTCGGCCGCTGTCCCGCGCCTGCAGCGCCAGATTGCCGACCCCGCCACGCCAGCCCACGAGCGGCTCGCGCTCCAGGACCAGCTGGACCACGAGAGCCAGAAGGCGTCGCAGGGCGCGGTTGAGAACTCGCTCAGACGGCACAACATGCTCCCGCTCGTGCTgggcctcctcgaggcgctgcacGGCAGCAAGATCAAGAGTGAGCACGGAAAGAGAGCACAGCTAACGCCCCAGCCGAGGTCATTGACGCTGCGCGCACAAAGGGCAAGGAGAGGAGagacaaggccaaggccaagaaggagtCGGAGTGATAGATCTCCCATACAGTGTCGTCGTGTTTCCATCATTTCCATCAACAACCTCAACCGTCAGCATTCACCTTGCGCGCTGCGCCCAGGCAGCTAGCTAGCGCTCTTTCACGAGATGCATTTATCGGCTAGACTACCCCTGCGCCAGTATTTGCTTGCGCAAGCATTTTAGTGGTGGTCGGGCTTGGGGAGGTCGGCCTCAAGGAACTTGAGGTAGTCGGCGGCAGtctcgcccgactcggcgtcagcgggggtggcggcagcggtggcgtTGTTGCCGAGGGTGGGCTCAGTGGCGTCGAACTTGgagagctcggcggcgaggtcggtggGGAGGACGGGGGCCTTGGGGACCGCGGGGGCCGAGTACGAGCGGACGGCGgacttggcgtcggcggacTGCGGGGGAGGGTCAGCATGCTTTCGTCCCACATCGCTGCGTTCCGCTGCGTGGCATCGCACGTAGCACACGCCTACGCACAGGAGGAGGAGCCTTGTAGGCCTTGAGCTGCTGGACGTAGAGGTCCTTGACGAGGTCTGATGGGGGTGGTTAGTCGCCTGCACTTCGCGCTTTCGCCGGCACCATCCGCatcgcgcgcacggcgcgatACGGCACACAACACGCACCACCacgggcggccgaggccgagaacgagCGGGCGAagacgggggcggcgacgcgctgggcCTGCGGGGTGTCAGTAGGTGTGTGTGatccgacgccgaggtgttCCGGCCGTCCGGCGGGCAGTTGGctgggcaggcgggcggggctgCGACGcctgccggccggccgggacacttgtcgtcgtcgtccagtCGGGGTACGCACGgagaggcggaggagggaCATTTTGCGGCGGGTGAAAGAGAGGGGAGGAGTGGTGATGAGGAGGGAGGTtgtgtcgacgagctctaCTGCTGCACCTGGCTGTGTGCGTCGGACGGAGTTGCGGTTTagcacgacgacggacggAGACACACGGCAGCCAATCGTTTTCACGCGCGCCTAGGGGGTCGGAGGGGGTTGGGGAGGTTGGTGCGTGCCTAGGAGACACGTGGTTCGCGGGCCTATTCACATCCGCCACATTTCCCTTCCCAAACGCCTCACCCATGCAACGAGAGCCAAGTCGCAGAACCGTTGCATTATAGGGCCTATATATCGTGTCCATCgcacctccctcctcctcagcagcGCAGGTCAAAGTTGGTGAGCCTGAACAGCACCGGCGCCTGGGCATTCACCACACCACACGAGAGGGTCAccgagctgctggacgcGACAAACCAGCTGGTAAACGTGCTCCACGTCGTGGCGGCGTAGTGGAGGTCGATGGAAAGCGCAGGACCAGACCCGCCGTGGAACTCGCACCCGAGGATGACCTGGCCCGGGTTGGGGATGTACGAGTTCTCGAGCTGGAACGCGACCGTGTAGGTCGTGCCGGGGGCGACAGGGACAGTCTGGGACAGCGCAAAGCCGCCGTCCAGCGCCTGCCCCGAGACCGAGAGACACTCGAGGCTGGCGCCGCACTTGATCTGGACCATCGACTGCACGCCGCCGGTCGGCACAAACGTCCACCCACCCATGCCGGTCTGGAACGCGCCGTTCTGGAGCAGGTTGGCCCCGCACACCGGCACGGCGGGTGGCGCGACGGTGGACGTGAGCGTCGCCGTTGCTGTCGCTGTGGCCGTGTCAGTCAGGGTGCTGaagctcgtcgcggtcgccaCGTTGTCGTGCGTGCTGGTCACGGTCGCGAGTGTTTCAGTTGCCGTCAGAGTCGTAGTGgacgtcgttgtcgccgtgAGTGTCTTGGTCGACACGGacgtcgcgacggcggcagaggTGACGGTGAGCGTGTTCGTGAGCGTCTTTGTGGCGCCCGCGAAGGCGGTGCTGAAGGACGTCTTCGTCGCGTCGGTCTGCACGATCACGGTCGTCGACTTCGGGGCGGGCAGAGTGACGGTTACCGGCGCGAGGCACGCACATGCACGgcgcagcgtgtcggcgtcgtagtCCCTCAGCTGGcggggcacgccgccgttgtcgtcgtcgtgcctgCGCGgagtcgagcgccgccgcgctgccgttgGCGCAGCCTGCGTGACGGTCGTCGTGagcgtggtcgtggtcgtggcggTAGTCCACGCAGTGACGACCTGCACCAGCTCGACAGTGGCAGTGGTCTCGAGcgtggccgtcgccgtggcgGGCACGACCGCGGTGgacgtcgctgtcgtcgcagTGGTGGCGGtcacgtcgagctcgtgcacgctcgtgctcgtcgagtcgagggTCAGCGTCGTGCCCTCCGTCGCTGTCGTGTCCGACGTGGTGGTGACCGTGTCGTCGACAGTGGCCGTCGGGTGGAGCGTCGAGGTGGCGGTCACCGTTGGCGGCGTGACCGTCGTCGTGagggccgccgccacgccgagggAGGCGCAAAAGTCGTGAGCGGCCGGAAGGGACGCGagggcgcggacggcgtcggcgtgagATGTGCAAAACGGCGCCGCAGAGGGCGGGGAACGACACTTGTTGCCTCCGCCGTCCTTGTCTGCCAAAGCGGCGGACGCGAGGATAAGGAGCGTGAGGAGGCGCATTCTGGCTGGCTGGTAGGACGAGTTGGACCCCTACATAGGGAGCAAGAGGAATTTCAACCAGCTTTAAAGCACCCCCTCGGGCAGCAACGTTGtggacggcagcggcagcggcggaaTGGACTTCGGGATACATCAACAAGCAGCACCGCTATTTCAGTCCTGCAGTGGCCAGCCTGCCACTTGTAGCAAGAGACAGGACTCGGTCGGACATAAACATGCCTGAGGTGAGGTGACCTCGCCGCATCGCGCCTCAAGGCCCGTGCGGACGCGTCACGCGCGCAGAGTGTATTTTCGGCGGTCGGTCGATCAGtgcgccagccagcgcgccgccacagTCGTGATCCGTGCAGTGGCTGCTGATGCATCGTCGTCCTTTCCTAGATCTCCGGGTCCAGTGTGCTGTGCGCTTATTGAACCTTGACCAACATACGCAGAAGATCGTTCCGACCCAGTGTGCCATGAGCTACGCGATGCCGACGTTTGTTGAGGCGCCGCCACAAGGCCAAGCAGGAGGGGCAAAACAAGTGGCGAACTGTGCCGATAACTATGGTTCCCGAGATCTCAGGCATACTATGCTTTCCTAGATCTACGTTGCCCATATCCAATAGAAACGAGATAAGCAGATCACCGAGAGCCGGCGGTAACGTTGCTCTGAGGGAATGTAGAAGCGTGGTTCCCATGAACACCGCGGGGCATCTCGCCGTTGAGAGGAATGTGCGCGTGTTGTACTCTCAGCGCAAGGAACTCCGCCTCGTTCGACTCGCCCGCCAGGTTCAGAGCGCGGCGTACACCTCCTTACTGGGCTTTTGTCTGTACCATGTCATTGAAGCATTGTCCGTCTCGTTCGCATTCACAAGATGATTAACCGCAACTGTCTAAAACTAAACCCGGGGCAGCCGCTCAGACCACAGCGTGGACGTTGAACAGGGTGTACTCGACGCGCGTGTATTGCATCGACATCAGAGTGACCGAGAACGTGGTGGACGTGGATGCCGCGACGAAGGTGTTGCTGAACTTGTTCCACACGTTCtgggtcgcggcggtcgggTTGGtgggcccgtcgtcgagtgtCCACTGCGTACTGCCGGCGTTGCACGACATCTGGACCCCTTGCGGCATGTAGGTCATGAAATTCCACTGGAAAGACACGGCGTACGTCTGTCCCGGAACAGTTGTAATCGTCTGCGAGAGGCTAATTGAGCCACCCGACGGCGTGAACAGAACCGGGCAGTACGGTGTGCCGCCACAGTCGAGCGCGAACTGCAGGAGGGTCGAGCCCGGCTTCGCGACTGTCCAGCCGTTGATGTTGGGGTTCTGGAAATCGCCGTTCTGGACTAGGTTGACCGTTGGGACTGGTGCAGCGGGCGCAGTGCTCGTCGCGGTGGCTGTCGCCGTAACGGTCACGAACTGCGTCGAGGTGGCGGTTAGCGTCTGCACCAAGGTCGAAGTCTCGTCGAcgatcgtcggcgtcgtcgaggtgagcGTGGTGTCGAGGATGGAGGTGGCGGTGTGCGTTGCGGTTGAAGTGCTGACTGCGACAGATGTTACcgtcgtggtggaggtggccgTCACGGTCTGCGTAGCACCGACGACCAGGGTGCTCGTGGTGTCCTGGACTGCGGGCACAACGGAGACGACGGTCGTGGTGGCAACAGGTGCAGGAAGTGTCGAGGTCTTGGTGACAGCCGGGAGAGTGATGCACCCGCATGCCTGGCGGATAGTGTCGAGTGCATGGCCCTTGAGGGAAGATGGGAGCACGAGCCCGCGGCGTACAGGCGTCACCACCGCACCTGCGGTCACAGTCGTCGTGAGGGTGGTAGTGAGGGTAAGAGTGTCTACCTCGGGGACAGTGAGCGTAGTCTCGGCCATAACAATAAAGTTGTCGGTGAATGTCTTGGTCGCGGTAGCTGTGAAAGTCTCGGGGAGgaccgaggtggaggtgatGTCCACCTCGAGGACGGAGGTGGACGTCGCCGTATCGGTGAGCGTCGCGCCCAGCGTGAGCGTGTTCACCGCGGTGCTAGTGACCACGTCTGTGACGGTGCTGGTGGATGTGGTGAACGAGGTGGCGGTAGACGTGACGCcgggcggggtcgaggtcgtcgtgattgtggcagcggcggtgagcggcgcgccgaggaacGAACAAATGTCATTGACGGAAGGTACGCTCTTGAGCAGCGCCACGAGATCGGCGTTCTTGGTGCAGAACGGCACGGGGGAAGGAGCGACGGccttggacgacgacgagctagaggcggaggcggaggccgagggcTTGGAAAaagagctcgacgccgaagacacggaggacgagctggagaCCGAGGGGGATGGCTTGGACGGTGAGCTCGACACGGAGACCTtggccgaggagctcaacaCCGAGACCttggccgaggagctcgaggccgccgccttTGAGGACGTCGGGCAGGCAACCCTGTggcggtggtcgtcgtcgttgttgtcgtcgtcgccccgcgcggcggcaccgctgagcgcgaggaggagcaggccgagggcggcacgCATTTTAAAAAGAAGGTGGGGGGAGATTAGaggggaggacgacgacgatgaaaGGGAGAATAGAGGGGAGGGAGAAGGAGacgggggggaggaggaagaacGCGGATGTGAGATGAGTGAGTAAATATGcttgctcctcctcacctcTCCGCGTGTCTACACCCTCTCCTTCGCTCGCCCTTCCTCTCAGGCTATTAAGAGACACGCGTCACGCAGCATGCTGCGAAGAGCCCGGACGCCCGGACGCCCGGACGGCCGAAAGTCAAGGCAGCTGCCAGCCGCCgggccgctggctggctggtggcctGAAGATACCGATATAGCAGCCGCcacccgcctcctcgcgccgcctcgctccgccacacgccacacggcgcgtgcggcgtgaCCCAGATCTGAGGTACCGAGGTATGTTATGATGCGACGAtctcggtggtggtgtgttcGGAGGAGAGCAAAAGACAGCAGGGgggagcgcgcgccgggctcTTTCGGGACGACGTCCATCGGAGTGTGGCTGTCGATCTGTCCTTGCCTCTGtgtgcgccggcggccgtggTGATCGTCTGATGACACCCCTCGTCCCCCCTTCTCTCCGCCCTCCGCGGACCTGCGTCCGCTGTGTATGGACACCGCATGTCATGCTAATCAGTCAGGTGGCAGTGGAGTGGAGTCTGGCCACGGCGTGCATCAGTTCTTCATCCCGCTGGTCGTGTGAGTCCAGCTGTTGGCCCGAGCGGGGTTctcgcgcgctcgtgcaCCGCTGGCCCGAGCACGAACGAGGCCGTATTGGCTCGTCTCTGGGTGCTGGACAAACGTTCCATCGTCGTCCAGTCTCTTTCGTCGACGACGTAGTCGACAACACTTACCACGAGCACGTAGTGCCTGCGATCAGCGACAACAGTTACAACCACCGCCTCCAGGACCCCCGCCACCGCGACCGCACGGCCAAGCGCGCGCCACCCTCCGATCgactcccccacccccacccacacccactctCGCCACCCATGTCCTCCCCGCTCCACTGGACCCGCATGGCCAAGGGCGAGGCGTTCCCGCCCACGGCCGTCAAGAttagcggcggcggcgggcgtgtcggcATCCCGCTCTATGCTGTGCGGTACAGCAACAACGGGGTGTGGTACTTTGGCCGGTAGGTCGCGGCGTGAGGTGAAGCTCGCTAAtgcgcagcgtcgcgcacAAGTCCGAGGCGGTCGTGACGAATGGCGAGGAAACGATCATGGTCGGCAAGTTTGAGGTGCtgtgcgccgctgcgccggcgaagaaggcgccgTACAAGTGGGTCAAGGTGTCTGCTGGGGACATCAAGCCGGCCCGCGCATGGTCGGCGACAGAGGACGgggggctgctgctcgcgcgcacggccgcgccgacgccaaacACGCCGTTTGGGTAAGTGCGTCCACGAGAGACACTGACGCTGACGCGCAGCAAGCGACCAGGatgtgagcgagcgcagaTCAGTGCTGTGATCGCTGACAACAGTCTGGCAACCCGGTGCCCCGCACGCCCACTTCCCGAGCCTTGCGCGCGATGTcgacgcccacgccgccgagtttgagatcctcgtcctccgcccTGCTGTTGACGGGGTTGTTG
Encoded here:
- the Uchl5 gene encoding Ubiquitin carboxyl-terminal hydrolase isozyme L5: MDDPSGWSLTESDPQVFSELLRELGVTGLQVDDLYTLDESTLATLRPIHALIFLFKWVGGAGAGESVGVEIDPLEGGVWFANQVINNSCATVAALNAVMNIPSQVSPHAGESIDIGPELANLRDFGAGMGSMDLGHVVASSDRIREVHNSFSKTSPFSLDPSLVPEREKEDAYHFVAYLPVNGVLYELDGLRAAPIMHAAVEGDWLDQARETIEARIATYPPGSVMFNLLAIRSAAVPRLQRQIADPATPAHERLALQDQLDHESQKASQGAVENSLRRHNMLPLVLGLLEALHGSKIKTEVIDAARTKGKERRDKAKAKKESE